DNA sequence from the Capsicum annuum cultivar UCD-10X-F1 unplaced genomic scaffold, UCD10Xv1.1 ctg35797, whole genome shotgun sequence genome:
TAGTAATGACTTTTATGAGATTCCTATGGCAAAGGCTACGCAAAACTTCACATTCCGTATCAAAACTCTTGAATGCTGCATCCAGTTGTAGATTAAACACTTTAACTGCAATGGCAGTTGCACTTCTGAGAACGCCTTTGTAAATAGAGCCAAAACTCCCAGAACCAATCAAATTACTCTGGCTAAGTGCATCAGTTGCTTGGAGCAATTCATAGTATGAAATTCTTTCTCTTGTTATGGTAGACAATGAATCTGCTTGTTGAGGAGCTCTTTTACCTCTTCTATACCTTATCCATAAAAAGACAAATATGATAGGAACAAACAAAATTGCAAGTCCTAGCAAAAGAAATAGAACTAGCAAGCTTTTCCTATTTGATTTGTTCATTGATAATATGGGGCATGGCGGGGCACTAAATCTTGAAGAACCACACAATGCTTCATTGTAGATGAAAAACTGACTCGAGAGGTTCTTGAAAGGACCCCCCGAGGGTATTTCCCCATACAATTTGTTGATAGAAACATTGAAATACTTCAAGTTTTGAAGTTTCTCCATAGACTTAGGAATGATTCCAGATATATTATTGTGAGAAAGgtctaggaattccaaacctatcATGTTGCTCATTGAGTCAGGTATAGCTCCTTGTAACTTTTTGTGTCTCAAAGAAAGGTTTGCCAGATTTTGCAAGCCTCCAATTTCTATAGGAATTCCATTTGAGAATTGATTCATTGACAGGTCTATCAGTATCGTAGCCTTTAGATTCCTAATTTCTGGAGGTAATGAACCAACCATATTGTTTGACGATAATTCAAGAACCATCATATCCTCAATATTCCATAAGCTTGATGGAATATTGGAACTCAATTCATTGGAACCGAGATGTATCTCTCTAAGCGAAGTAATGTTCCCTAAACAATTAGGAAGGGATCCTGAAAGTTGATTCTGACCCAAGTAAATAGCACCCAAATGCTGCAATTTACATATATGATCTCTACTAAATCCTATAAGTTCGTTGTTACTAAAGCTGAGACGCTGAATGTTTCTCAAGTTGCCAATTGTTGTGGGAATCGATCCAGCCAAGCTGTTCTCAGAAAGATCAAGGTCTAACAAGCTGCTTAAGTTCCAAAAATCATTTGGAGTTCGCCCTTTGACCTTGCAACTGTTGGCGTAAAATCTTATAAGAGATGTGGAAAGGTTCCCTATGGAGGCTGGAAGCATGCCATTTAGAGGGTTGAAAGATATATCAAGATCTGTTAAATTTCTTCTATAGGTTAAGGAAGTCAGGAAGCTTAATGATGAGTCACTGGTTAAATTGTTTACCGCTAAATTTAGTAACTGTAGATGAGTCAAATATCCAAGAGAATTGGGAATCAAGCCAGTGAGTTGGTTGACAGAAAGCTCTAGGATGGtaagttttgaacaattggaGATGGAATGGGCTATAGTCCCAACAAGATTGGTTAAGTTGGCCAGATAAAGCTCTTCAATATTGGGTAAGACAGAATCTATGTTTGGTGGGAGGCTTCCCGATAGATTGTTGAGTGAAAGATCAATTATTCTTAGCCCTGATATGTTGAAGATCTCCATATCAAGCGAACCACTAAAACTATTAACCAGAAGATCAAGTTTCTCCAACTCAACGAGATTGCTTATCTTTTTGGGTATTTCACCTATCAACAAATGAAGTAAGAATACAAGTGAGATGAACTAGTTAGCTCAGTGCTTATCTATATGATTGCTTCTTTAGTTTGACTTGATGAAGAAGAATCTTGAATTGTAATTGGTAATGGGATAAGGTATTGACAAGAACTTAGAAAATTATGATCGAGCTCTATActtctttttccttcatttataTTGTTATTGATCAAAGTCTTAAGAAGGATGTACATATTATTGTGCTAGTATTCATAAGATAAAAACATACCTTTGAAATGGTTAAATCCAAGATACAAGAACTGCAAGTTACTCAATCTTCCAATTTCACTATGTATTGGTCCATCAAACTCATTATATGATAAAGACAAAGTTTGAAGTTGTGAAAAATTCAGCAAACTTGTAGGCATATGACCATGAGGCTTGTTTTTGGATAGATGAAGCCCTTTGAGTATTAGGAGACCATTACAGCGGCGGACCCATGTGTAATTTTGGGGTGCTCcagcacccactaaactcgacgtagattaggtataattatataagaaacacagaataaatggtataatttattaaaaagcaCCCAGAGAAAAAACATATGGTTGGGTGTAGTGGCTTGAGTATGTGATTCACATGTCTAGTTTTCTAGGTTAGAATCCCTACGGCTTTTGAGCACCCACAACCTTGAATTTATGGATCCGCCATTGGACCATTACATAAACCATTGGGAAGATTTCCTGATAAGCTATTGCCGGTAAATGAAATGACTTCGATCCGAGAAATATTGAAAACTGTAAATGGTACAGAACCCATAAGTTGATTATATTGTATGGCCAACCAGTTCAGGTTGTGAAGGTTGCCGATTTCTTTTGGAATGTTTCCTTGGAGAAAATTGCCAGATAAATCCAACCTCTCCAACTTCGAGGCATTCGAGAGAGACACAGGGATATGACTTTCTAAGGAATTGAATTCCAAATTCAACATTTCAAGCTTTGAAATGTTAAAAAATGAAGAGGGAAGGGGGCCGGTGAAACTATTATTCTTAAGACTTAGAACTTGA
Encoded proteins:
- the LOC124891456 gene encoding receptor kinase-like protein Xa21 yields the protein MEIFNISGLRIIDLSLNNLSGSLPPNIDSVLPNIEELYLANLTNLVGTIAHSISNCSKLTILELSVNQLTGLIPNSLGYLTHLQLLNLAVNNLTSDSSLSFLTSLTYRRNLTDLDISFNPLNGMLPASIGNLSTSLIRFYANSCKVKGRTPNDFWNLSSLLDLDLSENSLAGSIPTTIGNLRNIQRLSFSNNELIGFSRDHICKLQHLGAIYLGQNQLSGSLPNCLGNITSLREIHLGSNELSSNIPSSLWNIEDMMVLELSSNNMVGSLPPEIRNLKATILIDLSMNQFSNGIPIEIGGLQNLANLSLRHKKLQGAIPDSMSNMIGLEFLDLSHNNISGIIPKSMEKLQNLKYFNVSINKLYGEIPSGGPFKNLSSQFFIYNEALCGSSRFSAPPCPILSMNKSNRKSLLVLFLLLGLAILFVPIIFVFLWIRYRRGKRAPQQADSLSTITRERISYYELLQATDALSQSNLIGSGSFGSIYKGVLRSATAIAVKVFNLQLDAAFKSFDTECEVLRSLCHRNLIKVITRCSNLDFKALVLEYMPNGSIEKYLYSHNYFVDIRQRLSIMIDVACALEYFHHGCSFHVIHCDLKPSNDLLDEDMVAHLSDFGISNLLGEDKSDLYTKTLATLGYIVPGFQR